The proteins below come from a single Odontesthes bonariensis isolate fOdoBon6 chromosome 18, fOdoBon6.hap1, whole genome shotgun sequence genomic window:
- the utp23 gene encoding rRNA-processing protein UTP23 homolog: MKIKRQKQAKKTISFYKYNFNFREPFQILIDGTFCQAALKNKIQIKEQMPKYLMGEVQLCTTNCALKELETLGKELYGAKIILQRFQVRRCPHFQSPVPASECLLSMLGETNPHHYFVATQDHAVTAGLKKIPGVPLLYIILNTMVLDKPCQTSLDHIQAVQLGELVSPAQQQSIRSLKEEQGIAHKDGERRGKKRKRKQSHPNPLSCLKKKKKQKGVPTPPRKKTESGEKRKRSRQKKRNTMGGDNAAAPAVTV, translated from the exons ATGAAGATCAAACGACAGAAACAAGCCAAGAAAACGATTAGTTTCTACAAATACAACTTCAACTTCAGGGAGCCTTTTCAAATCCTGATCGACGGCACTTTTTGTCAGGCGGCGTTGAAGAACAAAATTCAGATCAAGGAGCAGATGCCGAAGTATCTGATGGGGGAGGTTCAGCTGTGCACCACGAA CTGCGCTCTGAAAGAGCTCGAGACTCTTGGAAAAGAGCTGTATGGAGCCAAAATCATCCTGCAGAGGTTCCAGGTCAGGAGATGTCCACATTTCCAGAGCCCAGTCCCTGCCTCAGAGTGCCTGCTGTCCATGCTGGGGGAGACAAACCCACACCACTACTTTGTAGCCACGCAG GACCACGCAGTGACTGCAGGCCTGAAGAAGATCCCGGGTGTTCCTCTGCTTTACATCATCCTAAACACCATGGTGCTCGACAAGCCCTGCCAGACGTCCCTAGACCACATCCAGGCCGTCCAGTTGGGAGAGCTGGTGAGTCCGGCCCAGCAGCAGAGCATCCGCAGCCTGAAAGAAGAGCAGGGCATCGCCCACAAAGACGGCGAGAGGCgggggaagaagaggaagaggaaacagagCCATCCTAACCCCCTGAGCTGcctcaagaagaagaagaagcagaaaggAGTGCCGACACCCCCGCGGAAGAAGACGGAGTCGGGGGAGAAGAGGAAAAGAAGCCgacagaagaaaagaaacacgATGGGAGGAGACAATGCTGCAGCTCCTGCAGTTACAGTTTGA